From one Longimicrobium sp. genomic stretch:
- a CDS encoding chorismate mutase has product MSGPETAAESASAALEGLRTQIERIDRALIGLIAERVRLARDVGEAKRALGLPVLDPAREAAVVRRAGTLAREAGLADEDVRYLFWHLIGLSRRAQMEGG; this is encoded by the coding sequence ATGAGCGGGCCGGAGACCGCGGCCGAGTCGGCCTCCGCGGCGCTGGAGGGGCTCAGGACGCAGATCGAGCGGATCGACCGCGCGCTGATAGGTCTGATCGCCGAGCGGGTGCGCCTCGCGCGCGACGTGGGCGAGGCGAAGCGGGCGCTGGGGCTGCCGGTGCTGGACCCCGCGCGCGAGGCGGCGGTGGTGCGCCGCGCCGGCACGCTGGCGCGCGAGGCGGGGCTCGCGGACGAGGACGTGCGCTACCTCTTCTGGCACCTGATCGGCCTCTCCCGCCGCGCGCAGATGGAGGGCGGGTGA